The genomic segment GGTCAGGTGAGTGTTGAACGTCGGCGAAGCTTCATAATGCGAAAGTCGGATTCGTCGAGCCAGCCGAGGTGGCGGGGCCCGAAGTAGACCGCCCAGAGGTCGTCCGCGATTCGTTCGAGTCCGATCTCGCAACGGGCGAGTAGTTCGCTCACCCAGACGGTTCGGGACTTCCAGCGGATACCGCCGATCGAGGAGACCAGGCGCACCTCGAAATGGGCTGGGTAGGTCAGGGGCAGCGGTGTGGGCGTGTAGGATCGCTCCGAGGGTTCGTAGCATGCGGCGGGAGTCTTCTGGTCGAGCGCCTGGTGAGGCCGGACGTCGTTGAAGGTCCGGCGGAAGGTGTTGAACGCCGTCTGCTGGGCAGCGAGGTGTTTGCGGGCGGGCCGGGTCGCTTCGCGCTTGAGCGTGCGGTGCATACGTTCGTGGCGGCCGTTCTGCTGCGGCTTGCCGGGCTGGGTCAGCTCGGGGGCGATGCCGAGTTCGATCCACCAGACGGAGAGGCGGCTGAGGCGCCCGAGGGTGACCGCTGAGGCGAAGGGTTGTCCGTTGTCGGTGCGGATGCGGTCGGGGACGCCGTAGGTGCGGAAGAGTCGTCGGAAGACGGGCATCGTTTTGTCGATCGTGGGTCTTAGCAGGCCGCGGCAGTCGAGGAGGAAGCGGCTGTAGGCGTCCTGGACGGTGAGTGGGTAGCAGAGCTCCCCGTCCTGAGTTCGGAACTGGCCCTTGAAGTCCGCGGTCCACAGGGCGTTGGGTCGATCGGCGACGAAGGGCGTCCTCCCGGGCCGCTCGGAGTGGCGGCGAGGCTTGCGGCGCCGTACGAGGTCGTGACGCTCGAGGATCCTGTGAATCGTCGAGATGGACGGGACGGAATCGAACTCTCGCGCGAGGAGCGTCCGGAGCTTCGGAGCCCCCCAGCGTCGTCGCTTCCGGAGCTCGATGATGCGCTTCTCGATCTGGGGCGGTGTCGCGTGCGGGCAGGAGTGGGGCCGATGCGAGCGGTCCTCCAGGCCAACTACGCCGTCGTCTCTACGGCGGTCCACCCACTTATACCCGGTGGGACGGCTGATCCCGTAGCGCCGGCACAACTCGGCGAACGGCAGGTTGCTACGCTCGGCCTCGAAGACGAAGCGGGCTCGTTCGTCCATGATGGTCTGGGTCCTCCACGGCATTGGCGCCTCCTTGCAGGAGGACCTAGCCTACGCCGGGACCTGTAAACCATCAGGTGAGAACGATCTGTAAACAATCAACCCGGAACGTACCTAGCTCGCCGCCTAACAGCCGGCTTAAGCTGCCAGCGCGACCTGTCACGGCCCTGGCCGGGACGAGCCGGCTTGATCGAGTATACTAAATCTAGTATATTGGGTCGATATCAGACGCCCTCAAGCCGATTCTGTGGGTTGGATCCTCACTAGACGCTCTGCGGCGGTTCCCAGCGGCGGTGCGTCAGAACGTCGGCTACGCTCTCTACGTCGCGCAGAAAGGGGAAAAAGGGCGGGGGCACGAAGCCGCTCAAGGGAATCGTCACGGGAGCGGGTGTTCTCGAGATCGTCGAACAGCGAGAGGGAAACGCGTACAGGGCGGTGTACACGGTCCGGTTTGAGGGAGTCGTCTACGTCCTACACGCATTCCAGAAGAAGTCGCGGAAGGGGATCAAGACACCGAAGCAGACGATCGACTTGATCCGAGCGAGGTATGACTTAGCACAGCAGGACTACGAGACGAGAGAGACGAGATGAGCACGCGCAAACAGGAAGCGGTCCGAGGTGGCAGCGGCAATGTCTTCGCCGACCTGGGGCTTCCCGAGGCCGAGGAACTCCTGGCGAAGGCGGAGCTGGCTTCCCGAATAGGCCGGATCATCAAGGGGAGGCATTTGACGCAGGCTGAGGCCGCGACCGTGCTCGATACGACGCAGCCGAGTGTCTCGAATCTGATCCGCGGAAGGATCGACGGCTTCTCGATGGAACGACTGATTCGGTTTCTCAACGCGTTGGATCGCGACGTGGAGATCGTGGTCAAGCGTCGGCCACGCAGCCGGGCGGTGGCGCGGACTCGAGTAGCCCCCGCGTAGCTCGTCGGCCCGGGCGCTTCATCTAACAGGTCCACTGGCGGCGCTGCGCGCGGCGGCGCCAGTGGCCGAGACGTTATCTGACATCGTTTCAGCACCACCGTAGCTTATCTGCCAACGGACGGGTGCTGTGCAGCACAGTTTTCCAGTCGGCGGCATGACAAGCACGAGGGCCAGTTTCCGGGCCCGGAATCGCGGAGCACAGGATGGACCCAGGTAGCGCGCGGCTCGCGGTGGCGTCTCTCGGCATCACGGCAATGGTACTTGCCTCCTGCAGGCAGGCTCCCCAGCCACCCTCGGAAACGGAGCAGGTCGACACGCAGGCAGAATCGCTCTCGGGTGCCCCGGAACCTCTGGCGGAGCTGCGGCGGGGCATGAATGTGCTGTACTACGACCCCGGGTGGGGTGAGCGGGGGCCGATACCGCTTGGCGATACCGTTACGGCAGCCTGGCGATTCCAACAGTCACACTTCGAAGCGATACGCGGCGGCGGCTTCGACTTCGTCAGGGTGAATCTTCGCGCGTTCCCCCATATGGCCGTCGATTACGACTACTACACCATGGACGCCGAGTACGGCATCAACCCGGCGTTCCTCGAGCTGGTGGACTGGGTTGTGAACAGCGCTACGGAAGCGGGTTTGTCGGTCATTCTCGACGGCCACGACTATGAGGTCTGTGGGGAAAGCGCAGCCCTGTGCCGCCAGCGCCTCCTGTTCTTCTGGGGACGGATCGCGTCGCGCTACCAGGATGCGCCGCCTTCCGTGCTGTTCGAGCTGCTCAACGAACCGCTCGGTGAGCTGGACGTCGACACGTGGAACGCTCTTTTCCCCGAGATTCTCGCTGTGGTCAGGGAAACGAATCCCACACGCCGCGTGATCATCGGTTCGGTCAGGTGGAGCGACTTCAGCACGATTCCAACGCTCGAGCTGCCCGAGGGCGATCCCAACATCATCGCCACCTTCCACTACTATCATCCGACCCGGTTCACGGCGCAGGGCAACCCGAGGGTTTCGCGGAGGACTGGCGTCACTTGGGGGAGCGATGCGGACCGGGCGCAGATCGCATCGGACTTCGACACGGTGGCCGAGTGGTCGCGCCTGACGGGACGCCAGGTACTGCTCGGTGAGTTCGGTGTGGCGAGCCGCGTGCCGATGGACCTGCGGGTCGACTGGACCGCGGCCGTCGCGCGGGAGGCCGAGCGCCGCGGCTTCGCCTGGGCATACTGGGCGTTCCATGGCAGCCGCCCTGCTTGGGACGCGGACCGCGACGGCTGGGTTGAGGAGATCCACGGGGCCTTGATTCCGCGGACCCCGTGATGAAGACAGACGACGCTGGGCGCCGCCGCTCGTCACACACGCGTTAGACCTGTGCGGGCGTGCTTGGAGGGCTACGACGTCAGATAACTAGCAACGTTATCAAACATGCGCCTTTGGGTCCGGTGTGGTGGGCCAGCAGGCTGGACGTCCGGGTAGGCGAGATCCGAGCTTCTTGGCGCAGCTGGCTCACCGTAACAGCCTATCTTCGTCCTCCCTTCGATCCCGCGACGAACGCCCTGATCTCCTCCAACGCATCCTCGCGGAAGATGCTGTTGCCTTGCTCCGGCGGGTCCTCGAGCGCGTGCCCCGATCCCTCGAAGACCCGCACCGCGATGTTCGGCTTGCCCAGCGACCGAAGACGCGCGGCGCTCGCGGCGGAGGGCACGTTCGTGTCGAGCTCCCCGTACAGGACGAGCCCGTCCACGCTAAGGGCCCGCCAATGGGGCAGGACGTCGAAGTTCCCGACAGCGTCCCAGAATGCGCGCTTCGATCCCTTCCTCAGCGCGTACGCGGTCCCGATCGCCATGAGGTCCGACAGGCCGGGAAGGACGCCGAGCTGGCGGAGGTTGTGCGTCTCCTCATAGACGAGCAGCTCGTGCATCGGCACCGCAGCGCCCACCACGTTCACCACGAAGTCGACGCCGGCGGACCGGGCTGCCGCGAGGGGTGCGATGTGTCCCCCCTCGCTCAACCCGACGAGGCCGACGCGGGTCGTATCCACCCTGTCCTGCTCGCTGAGAAAACGGAGCGCCGCGAGCGCGTCGGTCGCGAGCTCCTCGTAGCTCGAGGTGCGCCAGTCGCCCCCGGACTGCTCCGATCCGCGTTTGTCGGGGAGGAGCACGGCGACGCCGCGTTCCCGCAGGTAGCTCACGAGGGTGAGGTACCACCCGTTGTCGCGCTGACTGGTGCCGGAGCCGTGGATGATCACGGCGCCCGGGAACGGACCGGGTCCTTCGGGCACGAAGAGCAGCCCGGCGAGGCGCAAGCCCGCCGCGGGGTTGGCGAAATCAACCTCCTGGTAGGCGCCGGAGGGGATCTCGGAGAGCCGTACACCCGAGAAGCGACGGTCGCCGATCGGAAGGAGCGCCCATGCCACCGAGACCCCCTGGGCCGCCGCCACGAGAATGACGAGGCCCGCCGCCGCTCTTCGGAGTCTCGCCTTCCCGCCGGACGATCGCTTCCCGCTCAAATCCCGCCTCCCGCCCTGGCTGGCACGTATGCTGTAATTAAATTACTCTGTACGCAGACGGCAACAAGCAGGGAGGCTCGCGGCGTGGTAGAAAGCGTAGAGCGGGGGATTCGGGCGAGACCCGTGGGGAGGGCGCTCCGCCTCGTCGTCGGTATCGCACTGACGGTGGAGGGTGGTCGCCATCTTGTCGGCACCAGTGCGGCGCTCATGCTGAAAACCGCCGGCGTCATCGTGGGCGTGGCGGCGTTTTACGCGGCGATGCATTTCGTCATCGACCGGTACTTCAGACGTCTCAACCCCTGGATCGGGGCCATGCTGGCGGTGGCTCCGGTGGCCGCGGTCTTTCTCATGAGCGACGCCCCGGGCCGGCTCGGATCCCTGATCTTCCTCGGTGTATCGTTGGTGCTCGCCTCGATCCGCGCCGACGGCGGCTGTGAGGTGATGACCGTGCCCGGGATGATGTTCGGGAGGCACACACACCTGTTCTGTCTGGCGTTCTCCCCCGTCGACTGGGCCGAAGCAACCTGGGCGGGACGGGGGACACACGCACATCCCTCGCGCGACTCCGACGAATGATCGAACGCGAAGACAAGGGGCTCTGGGCCACGATCCAGAAGAAGCTGAACCAAGCCGGTCTCGAGGTCGAGCTCCCTGACCTTTCGGGACTCGATCCGATGAACTGTAAGATGATCTGCATGCCGTTCGGGCTGTCCGCCTCACTCCGTGAGATGGCGCGGGAATCACGAGACAACGTGGTCATGGTCCGGGTGGACGACGAAACGGTGAAGAGCCTCGACGCCTGGATCGAGACGGGTGCTGTGAAGAGCCGCTCCGAAGCGGCCGCCCTGTTCATCCGGGAGGGACTCACCGTGCGCGCCGAGGAGCTCAGGGAGCTGGAGGACGCGCTCCGGGACGTCGAGCGGGCGAAGGAGCGACTCCGCAAGAAGGCTCGCACCGTGCTCCGTGAAGACGAGGAAGCGACGGAAGCCGAAGACGAGGGGTGAAGACCTGCTGACGGGTTGAGCGGGCCCGCAACGACCGGCCAGCCGATTCGTTACGTCGACGCTGGCGCGGGAGCCGTGGGCGCTCTGCGTGTGTAGGCTGATGAACGGACTGGCGGTGTGGGGCGGTGGATGGTGAGTCAAGCATGCGAGCCGCGCCGGTTCGCGGCAGCTCACGGATCGCTGGATGGCTTTCCGCCCACCTGCACCGCCCGCACGTTGTCGAAGCGCTCGCGCTGGATCAGTCTCAGGTGCGGGTCGATTCCGGCACGCGCCGGCGGTCGGGGGGGTTGGTGTGACGCGGATTCGGTGCTTCGGTCGTAGGAGGGCCCTACTTCACGTCTCGAGCGCCTATATCCCCCGACTCACCTCAGCACATGCGGCCGTACCAACTCCACCACGCGTCGCGACTGCTCCGCGGCCCGGGCGGCGTCGTCCGCCGAGTAGAACGCGGTCGGGGTGAGGTCCTCGGCGCCGTAGAAGGCGAGCTCTCGGTCCCGACGCAGTTGCCGGGAGATGTCCGCCAGGGCTTCCACTTCATCGGCGAGCTCGGCCGGGAGACGGGCGCGCTCGGCGAGGAGAACGTCCGACACGTCGTGAATGCGCGGTGGGTGGACTCCGACGCTGCGCAGGAGCCCCTTCAGAGCCAGCTCGACGAGCTCCTGCGACTCGCGAACGACGTCGGCCCAGCTCTCGGCCGCGGCCAGCACCTCGAGGGTCGTCAAGCGTACGGCCGCGCGGCGCACGTAGTCCCGGGCGAGGTCGTCGTTGCGCACTCAGCCGGCCCCCACCCAGTACGGCTGACCGTGGACCTCGCGCCGGATCAGCTCGCCCCCCTCCATGATGCGGCGGCGCAGCGCCAGCAGCGTTCTGGATATCGCGAGGTCGGGATCGAACAGAACGATCCCCTCCAGGGCGACGTCCGCCCACAGGGCCGAAATCGCCGCGCCGGCGTGCGGCAGGTGCGAGAAGTGGGCGTCGACCCGCCGGCCTTCCCACGCGAGGGGCTCCGCGTCCCACCTCCGGTACAGCGAGCGGTCGATTGCGGTCTGCTCGCCCACCACCACGAGCACATCCAGATCGGAGTCTTCCGTCGCGTCGCCCCGTGCCCAGGATCCGAACGCGACGACCCCGAGCGGTGTGCTGTCGAGCACCTCGGTGGAGCGCCCGAGAACCACGCCTCCCGGGCCGAACGACTGCGCCGCGGGAGACTCGAGCCGACCCGCGCAATGGGCGTTCAGCGACACACCGGCTTTCTCGGCCTCTGCGCGGAGTCGCGCGTGCAGCCGAGGGGCGATACGCAGCACGAACCGGCCCGATGGCATCACGGCGTGCTCTCTGATAGTATCATTTGCATTTCAAATAGTATCACTGTCGACGCGACCACGTCAACGCGCCTCGGCCCAGCGCCGCCTGTAACAGCAGGACCTCTCCACTCGTCCCACGGTGTACAAGGAGTGCATCGATGAGCAAGACGATTCTGGTCCTGGGCGGCGGCGGTACCAAGGGCATCGCCCACGTGGGCGCATGGCGCGCCATCGAGGAAGCCGGCCTCGCGGTCGACGAGGTCGTGGGCACCAGCATCGGCTCCCTCATAGGCTCGCTGATCGCCCACCGCATGCCGCTCGACGAGATGGAGCGCCGCGCGCGCCTGCTCCGCAAGGAGCAGATCATCGGCATCAACCGCTGGGCGCTCCTGTTCAACGGCATCCGCCAGGCGTCGGTGTTCCGCGACGACCCCTTCCGGGGCTACCTGGCCGAGGTGCTGCCCGCCGAGCGCTTCGAGGAGTTGCCCATCCCGCTCGCCGTGAACGCCGTGGATCTGGAGACGGGTCTCGCCGAGTGGTTTGGCGCGGACGGCCGCCACGACGTAACGCTGGCCGAGGCCATCTACGCTTCGAGCGCTCTGCCGCCGTTCTTCCCCCCGGCGACGATCGGCGGCCGGCTTTTCGTCGACGGCGGAGTCCGCGAGGTTCTTGCTCTGTCGCGAGCCAAGGAGCGTGGCGCGGACCTGGTGATCGCGATCGACGTGGGCGCGGGCCCCGTGAAGGACGCCCTCGACGTCGTGTCGAAGGGCATGATCGCCATCCAGCACCGGGTCAACGACATCGTGACCTACACGCGCCGCCAGGCGCGCCTGCAGCTCTGGTCGGGTGCCCGGCTGGTGTACGTGCGGCCGCGCCTCGACGGCTACTCGACTTTCGACTTCGACTCGACCGACTACTTCCTGGAAGAGGGCTACCGGGCGACATGTGAGGTGCTGAAGCGCCAGGGCATGGGGAGAAGGGCGGCCGGGTAGCTCGACTGCGAGACGTCGATACGCGCGGCGAGCAGTACCTGCACGGCGCGCGCATGATCGTCCGAGCGGACCCACAGACGAGCGGGAGACGCCGTGGACATGCCGACATGGGTGCTGCCGGCGTCGTTGATCTCCAACATCGCGTCGATCCCACCATCCCTGAGGAAGCCCTCGGCCATCTCCGCCTCGTGGCGGTAGGAAAACTCGGCGACCACCTTTGGGCTGTCGTTCGTGTCCATGCTCAGGATCGGAATTCGGGGACTGGTGTCCTAACTCTGCGAGGAACCCGGCTACGGAAGGTAATCGTGTGAAACGTTCGGGTCAGGTCGTACGATTCGGACCGTTCGAGTTCGACTTCGACGAGCGGGTCCTGCGGCGCGATGGGGAGCCCGTGCCCCTACAGCCGCAGCCGACGGAGGTGCTCGCTGCCCTTCTGGACAAGCCGGGGCGATTGGTCCCGCGCGCCGAGCTTCAGGAGGCCGTCTGGCGGTACCGCAGCGCCTCGCTCGACCCGGGACTCAATTTCCTCGTGCGCCAGGTGCGGCGGGGCTTGGGAGACCGCGCCAACCCTGCCGTGTACGTGGAAACCGTCCACCGCCGCGGCTACCGGTTCATCGCCCCGGTGGAATCGGCCGGCGCGTCGAGCCACGCCTCGTCTCCCTCCAACCGTTCGAGGGCCGTGTTTGGGTCAGCCGCGGCAGTCCTGGTGGTCCTTGCCGGTGCCTGGGCGGGTTGGGGTCACTGGAACAGAGGCGTGGCGGGCGAACTGAGCGGGGCGACACTCCAGGAGCCGACCCGCACCACCTTCGAGGCGGCACGCTGGCTCTATGAGCAGGGCGAGTTCGCGCGCAGCCTCGTTCGCCTGGATTCCGTGCGCATGGCGGAGCCGACCTTCGGGGAGGCCTGGTCACTGACCGCGCGCGCCCGCATCCAACTCGACGAGCTCGAAGCCGCGCGATCCGCCGCCGAGCGGGCGATCGCGATCGATGACGAAGACGCCGCGGCATACGATGCGCTTGGCGTCGCCCTGTTCTACCTCAGCCGAGGCGCGCTCGCCCTTCGGGCCTTCGAGCGCGCCGTCGAACTCAAGCCTCGAACCGCGCGCTACCGGCAGTGGTACGCCCAGACGCTCGCGAACGCGCTCCGCTTCGACGAGGCGATCTTCCAGTTGGAGGAGGCTCGCCGAGTCGATCCCGTGGCAAACCTCGTCGGGGTCGACCTGGCCGGGGTCTACCTGGCTGCGGGTCGCTACCAGGACGCCCTGGCCTTCTGCTCCGCCTCCCTGGAGCTGGCGCCGGACGGAGAGCGCTGGGCCCGGGACTGCCTCATGTCCGCCCACTATTTCCTGGGCGAATCCGGCCAAGCGCTAGGGCAGTCGCGCGGCCTCATGCGCCTCGAGGGGGCCACCGACGCCGAGGTGGCCGGGACGCGGAGCATGCCCGCGTACTTCTCGTGGGACCTGGCGAGAATCGACCGGGCACGAGAGGAGGGAGCGGGGTTCAACCCGTTTACCCGCGCGCGCGCCACGGCCCGGCTCCGGGACCGCAGGGCGACCCTGGACGGGCTCCAGCGTCTCGGCGCCGACCGCGATCCCGGTCTCCAGTGGGCGCCGAGGGACGCGTGGTTCCGTTTTCTGCACGGCGACCCTGAGTTCGAAGCCATCCTTCGCGAAGCAGGCCTTCCGGTGCCGCGGCCCGAGTCCCACCCCCGGACGTTGGCTCGTCAGTGACTTCCTGAGTCGATCAAGGCCTCCAGCTCCGCCATGGGCATCGTGTAGCGATGAGCCCGGACCAGGGTCGTCGCGTTGGGTACCGCCGACTTGAGGGCTCTCAGATTCGCGACCGCCAGGTCGTGGTAGTAAGCCCCCACCGTCGGAGGAATCGCCTCCGGGTTGAATTCGAACAGGTCGGCGGTAAAGACGATCCCCTCTTTGGGGAGGTACGCCACGTACATGTCATCGGCGTGACCCACGGGACCGATGTTGATGATCTCCAGGCGCGTCGTCCCGTCGTCGAACACGTGCCGATCGTCGACGATCTGGAAGACGGGCTCGCGCGGGTCCAGGCTCTGCGCGTCCGGATCCAGATCGAAACGGGCGCGCGCAAGTTGGTCGAAGTATGCGCGGTTGCGTGCGGTCGTCATGATGGGGATCCCGGCCTTCACGAAGGCCCGCATCCCGGCCACATGCTGGTCGTGGTGGTGGGTCGGGATCCCGACCCGGATCGGCTTCTCTCCAACCACCTCGCGGATCTTCTCCAGGACGTCGAAGGGGAGGCCGACCACGACGACCTCGCTCTCGAACTCGACGATCATCGTTTGAGTGGGCCCGTAGATGTGGACGTTGCCCGTGAGTGAGCGGAGCCTGCGGCCGGGGAAGGGCGTGTTTCTGATGATCTCGTAGCCCGGAGGCGGCGAGTAGACGCTGTCGGAGATCGCGGCCGACAGGTCGTACTCGTCGTACTGGTAGTCGTAGAACGTCTCTTTGTCCGAGCCAGCCGTGAATCTCCCGGGCACGTCTTGTCCGGCGACGGTGTGGTACCCGGTGATTCGCACTCGTTGAACGATGTCACCCCGCCGCGCGTCGACGGCCGGCCGCTCCAGCCCTACGAGGTGGCCGGTGTCCGACCTGAACAGGAAGATCCGGTAGCCGGAGAGCCCGGTCGCGTAGTGGATGCGGTCGACGGGGTGACCATCCAGCGTACCCTCGCCGACCCACGTCAGCTGGTCCCGATTCGCGGCAAGCTCCGCCACGATGAGATGGGGGACGTAGAACCTCGCCGAGCCCGCAATGGAGGCCGGCGCGAATCCGCTCGTGGACTTCCTGATCTTGGGGAAGTACAAGAACCGGCTGTCCGGTGTGTAGATGAAGGTGAAGTTCGAATTGCTGCCGTTCAGCGTGCTGTTGATGTCGGCGTTGTCGAAGCGCGATCCGTATGAATAGCGATCCGCCTTCTTCTGGATCGTGATATCGAGATGACGGGTGATATGCGGTGGGGAGCCGTTGGGGCTCGGGTTCTCGCCCGCGTATGCCGTCGAGTACGGACCGGAGAGTCGGACCCGCACCTGATCGAGGTCCGACAGTAAGCTCTCACCGCCCTGAGCGGCGATCGCGCGGTCCAGCACCTGTTTCGTCCTGAACGCGTCTCGCAGGGTGGCTGGGTCCTGCGCGCGAATTGGGCTAGCACCGCACAGGTTTGCGGCGCTCAGAGCAAGAGCCGCCCCCACGGTGTGCAATGCGTATCTCCGCCTCCGGCATCTTCTCATCTGCACCTCCGTTCGGACCGACTCGACCGCATCGCCTTGCGTGCCACGGGCGCGCTACGCGAACAGTTACGGGCGTTGCGTGAACAGTTACGGCCCACGATGCCCTCGCGGCGGTGCCGGACAAATGAGAGGCTTCTGAGAGGGTGCTTAGAGACGGATTGCGGCCTATAACTGCATACAGAACATGGACATGACCCCCGACGATGTCGGGAAGCCGATGGAGGACATCTTCGCGGACTTCGACCGGCTCGTCGTGCCTGCCACGGGTCGGTCGATTGAGTCTCGTGTAGTCTAAGTGTACTTTGAGTACATGGCCGTCAAGACAATCACCATCGACATGCCCGCTTACGATGCCCTCAAGAGGCGCAAGCGCCCGGGGCAGTCGTTCTCGGACGTCATCAAGGAGCACTTCACGCGAGGGGTCACGGGAGCCGAGTTGCTGCGCGCCCTGGTTGATCTCCCGGTCGACGCCTCCGCTCTCGATGCCGCCGACGAACTGGTGCGGGGCCGGGCGTCCGATCAGGCGACGGCGCCCGAGCTGTGACCCACCTCGATACCTCCTACCTGATCGACCTTCTTCGAGAGAACGGACGCGGGATCGAGGGTCCGGCTACCCGAGCGCTCGAGGAACTCTCGGAGGACGAGTTGGGCGTCTCGGTTCACGTTGCGTGCGAGCTCCACGCGGGCGCCGCTCAGTCCGCGGACCCGCAGCGAGAGCACGGACGGGTCGAGGCGCTCTTGTCGGCCCTGTGGCGGGCTGAGCCAGGTGAGGCGTTCCCTATCGCGTATGGGAGAACGCTCGCGAAGCTTCGTCGGCGGGGTGAGACCGTGTCCACCACGGACCTTCTCATCGCGACCGCGGCGCTCGTCGACGGAGCCGCGCTCGTAA from the Gemmatimonadota bacterium genome contains:
- a CDS encoding HEPN domain-containing protein — translated: MRNDDLARDYVRRAAVRLTTLEVLAAAESWADVVRESQELVELALKGLLRSVGVHPPRIHDVSDVLLAERARLPAELADEVEALADISRQLRRDRELAFYGAEDLTPTAFYSADDAARAAEQSRRVVELVRPHVLR
- a CDS encoding winged helix-turn-helix domain-containing protein, which produces MKRSGQVVRFGPFEFDFDERVLRRDGEPVPLQPQPTEVLAALLDKPGRLVPRAELQEAVWRYRSASLDPGLNFLVRQVRRGLGDRANPAVYVETVHRRGYRFIAPVESAGASSHASSPSNRSRAVFGSAAAVLVVLAGAWAGWGHWNRGVAGELSGATLQEPTRTTFEAARWLYEQGEFARSLVRLDSVRMAEPTFGEAWSLTARARIQLDELEAARSAAERAIAIDDEDAAAYDALGVALFYLSRGALALRAFERAVELKPRTARYRQWYAQTLANALRFDEAIFQLEEARRVDPVANLVGVDLAGVYLAAGRYQDALAFCSASLELAPDGERWARDCLMSAHYFLGESGQALGQSRGLMRLEGATDAEVAGTRSMPAYFSWDLARIDRAREEGAGFNPFTRARATARLRDRRATLDGLQRLGADRDPGLQWAPRDAWFRFLHGDPEFEAILREAGLPVPRPESHPRTLARQ
- a CDS encoding alpha/beta fold hydrolase, with translation MSGKRSSGGKARLRRAAAGLVILVAAAQGVSVAWALLPIGDRRFSGVRLSEIPSGAYQEVDFANPAAGLRLAGLLFVPEGPGPFPGAVIIHGSGTSQRDNGWYLTLVSYLRERGVAVLLPDKRGSEQSGGDWRTSSYEELATDALAALRFLSEQDRVDTTRVGLVGLSEGGHIAPLAAARSAGVDFVVNVVGAAVPMHELLVYEETHNLRQLGVLPGLSDLMAIGTAYALRKGSKRAFWDAVGNFDVLPHWRALSVDGLVLYGELDTNVPSAASAARLRSLGKPNIAVRVFEGSGHALEDPPEQGNSIFREDALEEIRAFVAGSKGGRR
- a CDS encoding antitoxin VapB family protein; its protein translation is MAVKTITIDMPAYDALKRRKRPGQSFSDVIKEHFTRGVTGAELLRALVDLPVDASALDAADELVRGRASDQATAPEL
- a CDS encoding toxin-antitoxin system HicB family antitoxin encodes the protein MPSGRFVLRIAPRLHARLRAEAEKAGVSLNAHCAGRLESPAAQSFGPGGVVLGRSTEVLDSTPLGVVAFGSWARGDATEDSDLDVLVVVGEQTAIDRSLYRRWDAEPLAWEGRRVDAHFSHLPHAGAAISALWADVALEGIVLFDPDLAISRTLLALRRRIMEGGELIRREVHGQPYWVGAG
- a CDS encoding helix-turn-helix transcriptional regulator, producing MSTRKQEAVRGGSGNVFADLGLPEAEELLAKAELASRIGRIIKGRHLTQAEAATVLDTTQPSVSNLIRGRIDGFSMERLIRFLNALDRDVEIVVKRRPRSRAVARTRVAPA
- a CDS encoding MBL fold metallo-hydrolase, with amino-acid sequence MLDRAIAAQGGESLLSDLDQVRVRLSGPYSTAYAGENPSPNGSPPHITRHLDITIQKKADRYSYGSRFDNADINSTLNGSNSNFTFIYTPDSRFLYFPKIRKSTSGFAPASIAGSARFYVPHLIVAELAANRDQLTWVGEGTLDGHPVDRIHYATGLSGYRIFLFRSDTGHLVGLERPAVDARRGDIVQRVRITGYHTVAGQDVPGRFTAGSDKETFYDYQYDEYDLSAAISDSVYSPPPGYEIIRNTPFPGRRLRSLTGNVHIYGPTQTMIVEFESEVVVVGLPFDVLEKIREVVGEKPIRVGIPTHHHDQHVAGMRAFVKAGIPIMTTARNRAYFDQLARARFDLDPDAQSLDPREPVFQIVDDRHVFDDGTTRLEIINIGPVGHADDMYVAYLPKEGIVFTADLFEFNPEAIPPTVGAYYHDLAVANLRALKSAVPNATTLVRAHRYTMPMAELEALIDSGSH
- a CDS encoding patatin-like phospholipase family protein, with protein sequence MSKTILVLGGGGTKGIAHVGAWRAIEEAGLAVDEVVGTSIGSLIGSLIAHRMPLDEMERRARLLRKEQIIGINRWALLFNGIRQASVFRDDPFRGYLAEVLPAERFEELPIPLAVNAVDLETGLAEWFGADGRHDVTLAEAIYASSALPPFFPPATIGGRLFVDGGVREVLALSRAKERGADLVIAIDVGAGPVKDALDVVSKGMIAIQHRVNDIVTYTRRQARLQLWSGARLVYVRPRLDGYSTFDFDSTDYFLEEGYRATCEVLKRQGMGRRAAG
- a CDS encoding IS481 family transposase; protein product: MPWRTQTIMDERARFVFEAERSNLPFAELCRRYGISRPTGYKWVDRRRDDGVVGLEDRSHRPHSCPHATPPQIEKRIIELRKRRRWGAPKLRTLLAREFDSVPSISTIHRILERHDLVRRRKPRRHSERPGRTPFVADRPNALWTADFKGQFRTQDGELCYPLTVQDAYSRFLLDCRGLLRPTIDKTMPVFRRLFRTYGVPDRIRTDNGQPFASAVTLGRLSRLSVWWIELGIAPELTQPGKPQQNGRHERMHRTLKREATRPARKHLAAQQTAFNTFRRTFNDVRPHQALDQKTPAACYEPSERSYTPTPLPLTYPAHFEVRLVSSIGGIRWKSRTVWVSELLARCEIGLERIADDLWAVYFGPRHLGWLDESDFRIMKLRRRSTLT
- a CDS encoding glycoside hydrolase family 5 protein, whose amino-acid sequence is MDPGSARLAVASLGITAMVLASCRQAPQPPSETEQVDTQAESLSGAPEPLAELRRGMNVLYYDPGWGERGPIPLGDTVTAAWRFQQSHFEAIRGGGFDFVRVNLRAFPHMAVDYDYYTMDAEYGINPAFLELVDWVVNSATEAGLSVILDGHDYEVCGESAALCRQRLLFFWGRIASRYQDAPPSVLFELLNEPLGELDVDTWNALFPEILAVVRETNPTRRVIIGSVRWSDFSTIPTLELPEGDPNIIATFHYYHPTRFTAQGNPRVSRRTGVTWGSDADRAQIASDFDTVAEWSRLTGRQVLLGEFGVASRVPMDLRVDWTAAVAREAERRGFAWAYWAFHGSRPAWDADRDGWVEEIHGALIPRTP
- a CDS encoding type II toxin-antitoxin system VapC family toxin, which codes for MTHLDTSYLIDLLRENGRGIEGPATRALEELSEDELGVSVHVACELHAGAAQSADPQREHGRVEALLSALWRAEPGEAFPIAYGRTLAKLRRRGETVSTTDLLIATAALVDGAALVTRNVRDFERIPGLTVISY